Genomic DNA from Thiosocius teredinicola:
TGACCGCGTCATGCAGCGTGCGCGATTCGGCCATTTCGGCCATGCACAGTTGTCCCGGCGTCCAACGCAACACCACCGGCGGCTCGAACTCGGAGCTGCAGCTTGACGCAATCAGCGCAAGCGGCAAACGCGACTCACCGTGCAGCAGCCAGTATTCGAACCGGTCGGTCAATGGGAAGGGCAGTTGGTCAGCATGGGCTTGCACGGCTGTCAGCAGCCGTTCGCCTTCGTGTCTGACCTTGGCATCGAAGGTGGGTAGCCGGATCGGTGATCGCGCGAAACCCGCCGCTGCCGACCAAGTACCATATTTGACGTCGGGGATCGTGAGTTTCTCACCCTCGAAATCCGCCAGATCGTCGTAAAGGCATTCGCCACGCACGTATAGCGTCCATTCCCGGCCGTCGGTGGTCACGGCATCTGCCCATTCGGTCACGACCGAGTGCATGACGCCGCGAAACGGGCTGAGCATGCGTTGTCCAAAACAACGCGCGGCAGGGATGTCGGTAGCGCTCGACATGCCACTTTTGTATTACGCTGGGACTTCGAACTCAAGTCGTGGTGGGGCCCAGATCAGCACATGGCGCGAAAAAGATGCTCGGTCTGCCGGAGAATTCGTCTGGTTTTGCTGTCAGTGTTACTGGGTGGCAGCGCCGGATTCGGCGTGCTCGCCTATGGTGGGTCGCAGGAATGGTCGATGATGGCCACGTTCTTCGGCGCATTGGCTCCGATTTTGTGGCAGGTGAGGCGAAACCGCGTCCGTCCCGGGGATTCATCGTGAAATGAAACCGCGCGCCGGCAGGTCTCATTGCGAACAAGCGCTACAGGTGTAACACATGCTGATCAAAAAGCCGTCAGACGTCAGACCCTCGGAAATCACCTCGCCTGAGGTCTATGCCAAGCGCCGCGAATTTCTCAAAGCTGCCGCCGCGTTGGGGATCGGCGCTGTAGCATCGGGCCCTGCAGGTGCCCTGGTCAAGCCTTCCGGTTCAGGCACGCCGATCCCGAACGTGATCGACACGGCCTACGGCGACAAGTTGGAGCTGACGGAATACGAGCATGTGACCACCTACAACAACTTCTACGAATTTGGCACCGGAAAAAGCCAGCCGGCAGAGAACTCCAAGGACTTCAAGACACGTCCCTGGACCGTTGTTGTCGACGGCGAGTGCGAAGCGCCCGGTGAGATCGGCATCGAGGACATCCTCAGTAGTATTCCGCAGGAAGAACGCATCTACCGGCTGCGCTGCGTCGAGGCCTGGTCGATGGTGATTCCCTGGGTTGGCTTCCCGTTGAGCAGCCTGCTCAAACGCTTCAAGCCGACATCGAAGGCCAAGTATGTGGCGTTTGAAACGTTGGTCGACAAGGAGCGTATGCCCGGCCAGCGGCGTGCAGTATTGGACTGGCCGTACCGCGAAGGCTTGCGTATGGATGAGGCAATGAACCCGCTCGCGATCTTTGCGACAGGGCTGTACGGCGAATTGCTGCCCAATCAGAACGGGGCCCCGTTGCGTTTGGTCGTGCCGTGGAAGTATGGCTTCAAGAGCATCAAGTCGATCGTGCGTATCTCGTTCACCCAGACGATTCCGGAGACCACCTGGTGGAAACTGGCGCCGCACGAATACGGCTTTTACGCCAACGTCAATCCTGAGGTCGACCATCCACGCTGGAGTCAGGCCAGTCACCGTATCATCGGCGCCGGTCTGTTTTCGAGTAAACAGCCGACCATGATGTTCAACGGTTATGCCGAGCAGGTAGCCGATCTCTATCGCGGAATGGACCTCGCCAAGTTCTACTGATGTCTGCTGCCGTATTACCCGATCGATGGCTGAGGTTCGTGGTCAAACCATGGGTGTTTGTACTGTGCCTCGTGCCGTTTCTGATGCTTGCTTATGGCACGGTGATCGGTGATCTCGGTGCAAATCCTTTGGAGCGCGTGACCGATGTGACCGGTCAGTGGGGATTGCGATTTCTGCTGATCACCTTGGCGGTTACGCCGTTGCGGCAACTGACGGGTATGTCGCAACTCCTACGCTTTCGGCGCATGTTGGGGCTATTCGCCTTCTTCTATATCTCACTGCATTTTCTGACCTGGGTCTGGCTCGATCAGCAGTTGAGCTGGGGCAATATCGTTGCGGATATCGCCAAGCGGCCGTACGTCACGGTCGGTTTTGCGGCGTGGCTGTTGCTCGTGCCGCTCGCGGTGACCTCGACCAAGGGCATGATGCGTTGGCTCGGCAGGCGTTGGAAGTCGCTGCACAAGCTGATCTATCTGATCGCACCGTTAGGCGTGTTGCACTTCGTTTGGCTGGTCAAGGCCGATGTGCTTGAGCCGGTGATCTATGGTGGGATTCTGGTGGTACTGCTGGTGCTGCGCCTTAAGCCGCTGGGTGGGTCGCGACAGCATCGTGTGGGCACTGCCTTCAAGGGAAGTTCTGCAAACCAACTCTGAAAAGCGCGGTAGCCTAGTCGTCGGCCGGAATCGACGAGTCAGCTTTCTCGATCACGAAAGGTCTCGCTTTAGCGATCGTCGCTATGGCGATAGGGGAGTATCCGATGAGGTCTTTGATATGTATCGCGCGATTAGTGCGAGCAGTCCCGCTAACTCTGTGCAGGATGGCGATAGTTCGACCAGCGGTAATGCTGTGGTGCGCTCACCACACCGGCGCGTACCGGGTTGATTCCCATTCAATGACCGTATGCGGGAAGATTGGACTCAGAATCGACAACGTTTGACTCAAAGCGCCGTCACCGTTTCAAGTACTCTGGTCCCTTGATGTTGTTCTGATCTTGATCCTGGCGATGTATCGTCGCCGTGGCTACGCTTGGTGACGTTTTCTACAGACGAAGAACACCGCTTCGCTTACGGCGGGCATCACGCTGTACCTCTGTTCCTCAACCAAGCCTGCACCGTCGATAAGCTGATTTACTTCATCACTTGATAGCGGGAATGCCGCCGGCGCCTGATTACGAAGCATTTTCTTCAACGCTCGACGCGCACGATGATAGCCGGTCACTACCGATTGATTGAATATAACCGGACCATCGGTCAGCTTGGCCACGGCCGAGAGAAAATCGATCTGCTCCGACAATGGGAAGTGCATCAGAACGCGAGCGCAGACTACTGCGTCGACGTGCAAAGCATCGCCATGCAGGTCATGGACGTCGGAATGGATGGTCGTGTATCGATCGCCGAATGGGGCAAGCTTGCGTTCGGCAACATGCAGCATCTGGGGCGAAATGTCCGCGCCCACAACTCGATGTCCCATCTGCAACATCTTCTCGGCCAGCCGCCCTGTACCCGTCGGTGCATCAAGAATCAGGGAGTCGTTTGGGAGCGCCGACAGCGCTTTTCCGAGGGCGTTCTTTTCGAGTCGGTCGAAAACACGGCCGGCCACGCTGGAGAACCGGGCCTTGTCATAAGCCTCAGCCACGGCGATATCTTTGTAATGCTCTGAGGGGTCCCAGTTCTTCCGGTATTTACCCCCGCTAGCCTGTTCCATCGTGCAACTCCCTGCAAGAAAAGCCGATCTT
This window encodes:
- the msrP gene encoding protein-methionine-sulfoxide reductase catalytic subunit MsrP, whose protein sequence is MLIKKPSDVRPSEITSPEVYAKRREFLKAAAALGIGAVASGPAGALVKPSGSGTPIPNVIDTAYGDKLELTEYEHVTTYNNFYEFGTGKSQPAENSKDFKTRPWTVVVDGECEAPGEIGIEDILSSIPQEERIYRLRCVEAWSMVIPWVGFPLSSLLKRFKPTSKAKYVAFETLVDKERMPGQRRAVLDWPYREGLRMDEAMNPLAIFATGLYGELLPNQNGAPLRLVVPWKYGFKSIKSIVRISFTQTIPETTWWKLAPHEYGFYANVNPEVDHPRWSQASHRIIGAGLFSSKQPTMMFNGYAEQVADLYRGMDLAKFY
- a CDS encoding protein-methionine-sulfoxide reductase heme-binding subunit MsrQ produces the protein MSAAVLPDRWLRFVVKPWVFVLCLVPFLMLAYGTVIGDLGANPLERVTDVTGQWGLRFLLITLAVTPLRQLTGMSQLLRFRRMLGLFAFFYISLHFLTWVWLDQQLSWGNIVADIAKRPYVTVGFAAWLLLVPLAVTSTKGMMRWLGRRWKSLHKLIYLIAPLGVLHFVWLVKADVLEPVIYGGILVVLLVLRLKPLGGSRQHRVGTAFKGSSANQL
- a CDS encoding methyltransferase domain-containing protein, which encodes MEQASGGKYRKNWDPSEHYKDIAVAEAYDKARFSSVAGRVFDRLEKNALGKALSALPNDSLILDAPTGTGRLAEKMLQMGHRVVGADISPQMLHVAERKLAPFGDRYTTIHSDVHDLHGDALHVDAVVCARVLMHFPLSEQIDFLSAVAKLTDGPVIFNQSVVTGYHRARRALKKMLRNQAPAAFPLSSDEVNQLIDGAGLVEEQRYSVMPAVSEAVFFVCRKRHQA